Proteins encoded within one genomic window of Acinetobacter sp. YWS30-1:
- the purL gene encoding phosphoribosylformylglycinamidine synthase — protein sequence MFIVAGAPAHSSFKKAQLLTRLSSISSVQSLESQFVYLFDQALNEQQQQSALQLLNDGQSFELHQAASDEIQILVTPRVGTISPWSSKATDIFANCNTPVHRLERGVLFTLKGEKELSKEALQILHDRMTESVFNAIEDAAVLFTETAPKPLNSIDILGQGKEALVKANNEFGFALSEQEIDYLTEAFTKLGRNPNDIELMMFAQANSEHCRHKIFGSEWTIDGEVQPLSLFQMIKNTYKESPTDVLSAYKDNASVIVGFDTQRFYPTQEDNGQHVYKYKSQAAHILMKVETHNHPTAIAPFAGAATGSGGEIRDEGATGRGGKPKAGLTGFTVSNLNIPGFEQPWEENYGKPSRMASPLQIMIEGPLGGAAFNNEFGRPALTGYFRTFEQNVNGEVKGFHKPIMIAGGYGNIRPDHVEKDAIQPGDLLIVLGGPAMLIGLGGGAASSVDSGKLGENLDFASVQRENPEMERRCQEVIDTCWRMEDENPIVSVHDVGAGGISNAMPELVNDHELGAVLDLRKIPSLEPGMSPMEIWSNEAQERYVLAIRPESLSLFESICARERCPFAVLGEATEARHLTVEDPLFGNKPVDMPMQVMLGGTPRMSRSYETAPRKGDDFDASKVTDLKDAIYRVIKNPTVASKSFLITIGDRSITGMVARDQMVGPWQVPVADAAVTTTSLVGYTGEAMAMGERPPVALLNPAASARLSVAESISNIMSAKIDQISDIKLSANWMAAAGQPGEDQALFEGVKAIGMEMCPALGIAIPVGKDSLSMRTTWNDEGEDKSVTSPMSGVITAFAPVTDVRKTLTPELKNIESVLVRIDLSKGQFRLGGSILAQVYKAIGSVTPDVDSFDDFKAFFALVQDWNNRGLIKAYHDIGDGGLLATVAEMMFAARLGVALEDQSVEALFAEEIGAVLQIAKADWEALQAEIAASTLKDAISVVGTVNNSDQLSVNGLVLGRADLQVAWTEVSHQIQRLRDNVETADQEFALVTDKAHKGLIAQPTFDLNEQIEAPYINSRRPNMAILREQGVNGHVEMAAAFDKVGFNTVDVHMSDLLAGRISLDDFEGLVTCGGFSYGDVLGAGGGWAKSVLFNQQLRDQFEKFFNRQETFSLGICNGCQMLSQLAPLIPGADAWPRFHRNKSEVFEARSVNVRVEKSHSVLLEGMEGSILPIAVAHGEGRVVASAESIAALNANNQVIMRYVDSQGNATEQYPLNPNGSPEGISGVTSKDGRATILMPHPERNFRAIQHSWKPEDWDQDGAWLRMFRNARKFIG from the coding sequence ATGTTTATCGTTGCCGGTGCACCTGCACATTCTTCTTTTAAGAAAGCTCAACTACTCACACGTTTATCGTCAATTAGTTCTGTTCAATCACTAGAAAGTCAATTTGTTTATCTTTTTGACCAAGCGCTCAACGAGCAACAACAGCAATCCGCTTTACAGCTTCTCAACGATGGTCAATCATTTGAACTGCACCAGGCTGCAAGTGATGAAATCCAGATTCTGGTGACACCGCGTGTCGGCACGATTTCACCGTGGTCATCAAAGGCAACTGATATTTTTGCCAACTGTAATACACCGGTTCATCGTTTAGAACGCGGTGTTTTGTTTACTTTGAAAGGCGAAAAAGAGCTTTCTAAAGAAGCATTACAGATCTTGCATGACCGCATGACTGAAAGCGTTTTCAATGCGATTGAAGATGCTGCAGTGTTGTTTACTGAAACTGCTCCGAAACCTTTGAACTCGATTGATATCCTGGGTCAAGGTAAAGAGGCATTGGTAAAAGCCAATAATGAGTTCGGTTTTGCGCTGTCTGAACAGGAAATTGATTACCTGACAGAAGCGTTTACCAAACTGGGTCGTAATCCGAACGACATCGAACTGATGATGTTTGCTCAGGCAAACTCAGAGCACTGCCGTCATAAAATCTTCGGTTCTGAATGGACGATTGATGGTGAAGTTCAACCATTGTCATTGTTCCAGATGATCAAAAATACCTATAAAGAATCACCAACAGACGTATTGTCAGCCTATAAAGACAACGCATCGGTGATTGTTGGTTTTGATACGCAACGTTTCTATCCGACTCAAGAAGATAACGGTCAACACGTTTATAAATACAAGAGCCAGGCCGCTCACATCCTGATGAAAGTGGAAACTCACAACCACCCAACAGCGATTGCACCATTTGCCGGTGCAGCAACTGGTTCAGGCGGTGAGATTCGTGACGAAGGCGCGACTGGTCGTGGTGGTAAACCGAAAGCTGGTTTAACGGGTTTCACCGTATCTAACCTGAATATTCCTGGCTTCGAACAGCCTTGGGAAGAAAACTATGGCAAACCTTCACGTATGGCATCTCCACTTCAAATCATGATTGAAGGTCCATTGGGTGGTGCTGCGTTTAACAACGAATTTGGTCGTCCAGCGCTGACGGGTTATTTCCGTACCTTCGAACAAAACGTCAATGGCGAAGTGAAAGGTTTCCATAAGCCAATCATGATCGCGGGTGGTTACGGTAACATCCGTCCGGACCACGTTGAAAAAGATGCGATTCAACCAGGCGATCTACTGATCGTGCTTGGCGGTCCAGCAATGCTGATCGGCCTTGGCGGTGGTGCTGCATCATCTGTAGACAGCGGTAAACTGGGTGAAAACTTGGACTTCGCTTCTGTACAACGTGAAAACCCGGAAATGGAACGCCGTTGTCAGGAAGTGATTGATACTTGCTGGCGTATGGAAGATGAGAACCCGATCGTTTCTGTACATGACGTCGGTGCGGGCGGTATCTCGAATGCTATGCCTGAACTAGTTAATGACCACGAGCTTGGTGCGGTGCTTGATCTGCGTAAGATCCCATCGCTTGAGCCAGGCATGTCGCCAATGGAAATTTGGTCTAACGAAGCACAAGAGCGTTATGTACTTGCGATCCGTCCAGAATCTCTATCTCTATTTGAATCAATCTGTGCGCGTGAACGTTGTCCATTTGCGGTATTGGGTGAAGCCACTGAAGCGCGTCATTTAACCGTTGAAGATCCATTGTTCGGCAACAAGCCAGTGGATATGCCAATGCAGGTGATGCTTGGTGGTACACCACGTATGAGCCGTTCATATGAAACTGCTCCGCGTAAAGGCGATGACTTTGATGCGTCTAAAGTCACTGATCTGAAAGATGCGATTTATCGCGTGATCAAGAATCCGACTGTGGCTTCTAAATCATTCCTGATCACCATTGGTGACCGTTCGATTACCGGTATGGTGGCACGTGACCAGATGGTTGGTCCATGGCAGGTTCCTGTGGCTGATGCTGCAGTAACAACAACCAGCCTTGTCGGTTACACAGGTGAAGCAATGGCAATGGGTGAACGTCCACCAGTTGCATTGTTAAACCCAGCGGCTTCTGCACGTTTATCAGTTGCTGAATCGATCTCAAATATTATGTCTGCGAAGATTGATCAAATCAGCGACATCAAACTGTCTGCAAACTGGATGGCTGCTGCAGGTCAACCGGGCGAAGACCAAGCATTGTTCGAAGGTGTAAAAGCCATTGGTATGGAAATGTGCCCTGCACTGGGCATCGCAATTCCAGTCGGTAAAGACTCATTGTCAATGCGTACCACCTGGAATGACGAAGGCGAAGACAAATCTGTTACTTCTCCAATGTCAGGCGTGATCACTGCATTTGCACCTGTAACTGATGTTCGTAAGACATTAACCCCTGAGCTGAAAAATATTGAATCTGTACTGGTTCGTATTGATTTGTCTAAAGGTCAGTTCCGTTTAGGCGGTTCGATCTTGGCTCAGGTGTATAAAGCCATCGGTTCTGTAACTCCAGATGTTGATAGCTTCGATGACTTCAAAGCATTCTTTGCACTGGTTCAAGACTGGAACAACCGTGGTCTGATCAAGGCTTACCATGACATCGGTGATGGTGGATTACTGGCAACTGTTGCGGAAATGATGTTTGCTGCACGTCTAGGCGTAGCGCTAGAAGACCAATCAGTTGAAGCATTGTTCGCTGAAGAAATCGGTGCAGTTCTGCAAATCGCGAAAGCAGATTGGGAAGCATTACAAGCAGAAATCGCAGCTTCAACTTTGAAAGATGCGATCTCTGTAGTGGGTACAGTGAATAACTCTGACCAGTTATCTGTAAATGGTCTGGTACTGGGACGTGCTGACCTGCAAGTGGCTTGGACTGAAGTTTCTCATCAAATCCAGCGTCTGCGTGACAACGTAGAAACTGCTGATCAAGAATTTGCATTAGTAACAGACAAAGCACACAAAGGTTTGATTGCTCAACCGACATTTGATCTGAATGAACAAATCGAAGCGCCGTATATTAATTCACGTCGTCCAAATATGGCGATTCTGCGTGAGCAGGGTGTGAATGGTCATGTGGAAATGGCAGCAGCATTCGACAAAGTCGGCTTCAACACTGTTGACGTACACATGAGTGACCTGCTTGCTGGTCGTATCAGCCTGGATGACTTCGAAGGTCTGGTCACTTGTGGTGGCTTCTCTTACGGTGACGTATTGGGCGCAGGCGGTGGTTGGGCGAAATCAGTATTGTTCAACCAGCAACTTCGTGACCAGTTCGAGAAATTCTTTAACCGTCAGGAGACCTTCTCTCTAGGGATCTGTAATGGTTGTCAGATGCTGTCACAATTGGCTCCACTGATTCCAGGTGCAGATGCTTGGCCTCGTTTCCATCGCAACAAGTCGGAAGTATTTGAAGCACGTAGCGTCAATGTTCGTGTAGAGAAATCTCACTCTGTATTGTTAGAAGGTATGGAAGGCTCGATTCTTCCAATCGCTGTGGCACATGGTGAAGGTCGCGTAGTAGC